From one Marinobacter sp. LV10MA510-1 genomic stretch:
- a CDS encoding YdhK family protein, whose amino-acid sequence MKKQLLVMGVTFALVLAGCGPTGTDEKDSTKSEEVAHEDMKDMKDMKDMKDMKDMVHTNDGIVPNGLMKAEDSTYVVGSEAIIQTDHMEGMKGATATIVGAFDTTAYSINYTPTDGSEKVLDHKWVIHEEIENPASAPLEEGTEVTVLANHMKGMEGAKAEIESAEQTTVYMIDYFSTTDGNKVTNHKWVVEDELSEK is encoded by the coding sequence ATGAAAAAACAATTACTTGTAATGGGCGTTACGTTTGCTCTTGTGCTTGCGGGCTGTGGACCGACGGGGACAGATGAAAAAGATTCCACCAAGAGCGAAGAGGTTGCCCACGAAGATATGAAAGATATGAAAGATATGAAAGATATGAAAGATATGAAAGATATGGTTCATACTAACGATGGAATTGTTCCCAATGGTCTGATGAAGGCCGAAGATTCCACATACGTTGTCGGATCTGAAGCAATTATTCAAACTGATCATATGGAAGGCATGAAAGGGGCCACCGCAACAATTGTTGGGGCATTTGACACCACTGCGTATTCCATTAACTACACACCGACAGATGGCAGTGAGAAAGTATTAGATCACAAATGGGTTATTCATGAAGAAATTGAAAATCCAGCATCTGCTCCTCTTGAGGAAGGAACTGAAGTGACGGTACTTGCTAACCATATGAAAGGGATGGAAGGAGCAAAAGCAGAAATTGAATCTGCCGAACAGACTACCGTCTATATGATCGATTATTTCTCAACAACAGACGGGAATAAGGTAACGAATCATAAATGGGTTGTTGAAGATGAGCTATCAGAAAAGTGA
- a CDS encoding xanthine dehydrogenase family protein molybdopterin-binding subunit, whose translation MSRSSLSRRSFLKGSAVAGVTAYLAPLGSDAFGALFEGRVLSPTNEAWQLAEGKMRFRLDGIAKVTGSKVFARDIRAKDMPHWPDHQSHAFIIRATRCDHKLKDINLSRLEQAGLMPDRLVTAEDMDRDKIEVPRFFGPDFFLAKGDTPLYLGYPVAMLIYHDFARYRLAKNRIQFADDVIVYGEQTPLPEKPPYGAFRYIRVGGDTPFAEDTFSALQETILYPDFRKRHPIWPEALENGKNTEKAMFYAQQLQDKLDNASADWLVFEGEYNSQYTDHFALEADNTNCWFDQSKGDMHVVCGTQSPHELANWMPEILSKSSFQSTRFFLHPAYTVGYGSKDASIFPYYGLIAALYADGNPVRLANDRFEQFQATMKRHPFTMKNRLAVDRKTGKFQIFKQDLTANGGGRANFSNSVAFVGATAAQSIYYMPSSDLTATAIYSRMPEAGSFRGYGTLQTMSATELMVDEIASQLSMDPIELRLRNVFKSGMKNTQGAIPAGHLRSEEILRKAQKHAIWTERETRKQAYEAAHPEERYGVGFACVHKDFGHGAESAFSEVRLTPEGRIEVRNTGAEMGTGYSTSQAAVVAAWLGRAADQVRTAEMEWDDMQMYETTNPYLISQEEQDKAVQDPRWTPLLLQASSASNSAYFFSFSTLEAARIIFRHGLWPAAQDFWQRGIGGGQSAPYVVREENARWEAGQLTARGMEPLPLEFLAKRAHEMGLVTGVISHAFNRWEWSRADYDINGRSENLPLDGLAVQYGTGATDAQKALMTSKRGYHLLTRKNTYIPPTQRNNAGVTYYSACGALAELAVHTGTGKVSLLNHHTFLECGNTLVEQLVSGQIQGGTAMGIGHALYEEMPLYEDGPGNGTWNMNRYHVPRASEVAVWQQTSEILPPLSRTDPPKGIAEVVMIPIVGAIGNGIAHAIGHHFRSLPITPDKIREVL comes from the coding sequence ATGTCCAGATCGTCCCTATCCCGACGCTCCTTTCTCAAAGGGAGCGCTGTTGCGGGCGTAACTGCCTACCTCGCTCCTTTGGGCAGCGATGCCTTCGGCGCCCTCTTCGAGGGTCGCGTACTGTCGCCGACCAATGAGGCGTGGCAGCTTGCGGAGGGCAAAATGCGTTTCCGTCTTGACGGCATCGCCAAGGTGACCGGCAGCAAGGTCTTTGCCCGCGATATCAGGGCGAAAGACATGCCCCATTGGCCAGATCATCAATCCCACGCCTTTATCATCCGTGCGACCCGCTGTGATCATAAGCTCAAGGACATCAACCTGAGCCGCCTGGAGCAGGCCGGGTTAATGCCGGATCGCCTCGTCACCGCGGAAGACATGGACCGGGATAAAATCGAAGTACCCCGTTTTTTTGGCCCCGACTTCTTTCTGGCCAAAGGCGATACACCACTCTACCTCGGCTACCCGGTGGCCATGCTGATCTACCACGACTTCGCCCGTTATCGGCTGGCCAAGAACCGTATCCAATTCGCCGACGATGTGATCGTTTACGGCGAGCAGACACCGCTTCCGGAAAAGCCACCCTACGGTGCCTTCCGCTACATTCGTGTTGGGGGCGACACACCCTTCGCAGAAGACACCTTCTCCGCCTTGCAGGAGACCATCCTTTATCCGGACTTCCGCAAGCGTCACCCGATATGGCCTGAAGCACTGGAGAACGGCAAAAACACCGAAAAGGCGATGTTCTACGCCCAGCAACTGCAGGACAAACTGGACAATGCGTCTGCCGACTGGCTGGTGTTCGAAGGCGAATACAACTCCCAGTACACGGATCATTTCGCTTTGGAGGCGGATAACACCAACTGTTGGTTCGACCAGAGCAAAGGCGATATGCATGTGGTCTGCGGCACTCAGTCACCCCACGAACTCGCCAATTGGATGCCGGAAATCCTATCCAAGAGCTCCTTCCAGAGCACGCGATTCTTCCTGCATCCGGCCTACACCGTGGGCTACGGTTCCAAGGATGCCAGTATCTTCCCGTATTACGGGCTAATCGCTGCACTTTACGCAGACGGCAACCCGGTGCGGCTGGCCAACGACCGCTTCGAGCAGTTCCAAGCCACCATGAAACGCCATCCCTTCACCATGAAGAACCGCCTGGCGGTGGATCGAAAGACCGGCAAGTTCCAGATTTTCAAACAGGATCTGACGGCCAACGGCGGTGGCCGCGCCAACTTCTCCAACTCTGTAGCCTTCGTCGGCGCCACGGCCGCGCAATCGATTTACTACATGCCCAGCAGCGACCTGACCGCCACGGCGATATACTCGCGCATGCCAGAAGCCGGTTCGTTCCGGGGCTACGGCACCTTGCAGACCATGTCCGCCACAGAACTGATGGTGGATGAGATCGCCAGCCAGCTGAGTATGGACCCCATCGAGCTGCGCCTCCGCAACGTGTTCAAAAGCGGTATGAAGAATACTCAGGGTGCGATTCCGGCCGGCCACCTTCGAAGTGAAGAAATTCTGCGTAAGGCCCAGAAACACGCCATCTGGACCGAACGCGAGACACGCAAGCAGGCGTATGAAGCCGCCCACCCGGAAGAGCGCTACGGCGTCGGGTTTGCGTGTGTGCATAAAGACTTTGGCCATGGCGCTGAGTCCGCCTTCTCCGAAGTTCGCCTGACACCAGAGGGCCGTATCGAGGTGCGTAACACCGGCGCCGAAATGGGCACCGGCTACTCCACCAGCCAGGCCGCCGTAGTAGCCGCCTGGCTGGGTCGTGCCGCCGATCAGGTGCGTACAGCGGAGATGGAGTGGGACGACATGCAGATGTACGAGACCACCAATCCCTACCTCATCTCCCAAGAGGAACAGGACAAGGCCGTTCAGGACCCTCGCTGGACGCCGCTACTCTTGCAGGCTTCCAGTGCCAGCAACTCGGCCTACTTTTTCTCTTTCTCCACCCTTGAGGCGGCCCGGATCATCTTCCGCCACGGCCTTTGGCCCGCCGCCCAGGATTTCTGGCAGCGCGGGATTGGCGGCGGCCAGTCGGCACCTTATGTGGTGCGGGAGGAAAACGCCCGCTGGGAAGCCGGCCAGCTGACGGCACGGGGAATGGAACCACTACCTCTAGAGTTCTTGGCCAAACGCGCCCACGAGATGGGCCTGGTAACCGGTGTCATCAGCCACGCCTTCAATCGCTGGGAATGGTCCAGGGCCGACTATGACATCAACGGTCGATCCGAAAACCTACCCCTGGACGGGCTCGCCGTCCAGTACGGCACAGGCGCCACCGACGCCCAGAAAGCCCTGATGACCAGCAAGCGGGGCTATCATTTGCTGACCCGCAAGAATACTTATATCCCACCAACCCAGCGCAATAATGCCGGCGTCACCTACTACAGTGCCTGCGGCGCTCTGGCAGAGCTGGCCGTGCATACGGGAACCGGCAAGGTCTCGCTACTGAACCATCACACGTTCCTGGAATGTGGTAACACGCTTGTGGAGCAATTAGTATCCGGGCAGATCCAGGGCGGGACAGCCATGGGTATCGGCCATGCACTCTATGAAGAAATGCCCCTATACGAAGACGGCCCCGGCAACGGCACCTGGAATATGAATCGCTACCATGTACCCCGGGCCAGTGAAGTCGCTGTGTGGCAGCAAACCTCAGAAATCCTGCCGCCGCTGTCGCGAACCGACCCACCTAAAGGCATCGCAGAGGTGGTGATGATCCCCATCGTCGGCGCCATCGGCAACGGCATCGCCCATGCCATCGGCCACCATTTCCGCAGCCTGCCCATTACGCCGGACAAGATCAGGGAGGTCCTATGA